A window from Marinagarivorans cellulosilyticus encodes these proteins:
- a CDS encoding PilZ domain-containing protein yields the protein MSNINDRRLLQRTNLALYLKVLNADSEQLLGNIIDINVCGFLLLTKQTLQPQTVFNVKIELPEEFAPETFARCTAIIRRADASINPSFYEAGFEITDITPQARDQIEQLEQALLLKFGPE from the coding sequence ATGTCGAACATCAACGACCGCCGATTACTTCAGCGCACTAACCTCGCGCTTTATTTAAAAGTGCTAAACGCCGATAGCGAACAACTGCTTGGCAATATTATAGATATTAACGTGTGTGGCTTTTTACTACTAACAAAGCAAACATTGCAACCACAAACCGTTTTTAATGTAAAAATCGAGCTTCCTGAAGAATTTGCACCAGAAACCTTCGCACGCTGCACAGCCATTATTCGACGGGCCGATGCCAGCATCAACCCCAGCTTTTATGAAGCCGGCTTTGAAATTACCGACATTACACCCCAAGCGCGCGATCAAATAGAACAGCTGGAGCAAGCGCTGCTGCTTAAATTTGGCCCAGAATAA
- a CDS encoding outer membrane beta-barrel protein, whose product MGIVKYFAGVVIFAASTSASAGAYIGVGAGQSSIEYNEPSGSISFDPKEVDLSDSDTGMKIFGGYRFSLAAVEAAYIDFGRIDGNSGTYVEVDGFSGFGLLHLSLGPASVFGKVGGFMWQSEASIENVKGEDDGYDLAYGIGVMVGLLDIDARLEYEYFNVGEFEDVSMVSVGVSYTF is encoded by the coding sequence ATGGGGATAGTTAAATATTTTGCAGGGGTGGTCATTTTTGCGGCTTCAACCTCGGCATCTGCGGGCGCTTATATTGGTGTTGGGGCTGGCCAGTCGTCTATTGAGTATAACGAGCCAAGCGGGAGCATCAGCTTTGACCCGAAAGAGGTCGACCTTAGTGATAGCGACACAGGAATGAAAATATTTGGTGGCTACCGTTTTTCGTTAGCCGCCGTCGAGGCTGCTTATATCGACTTTGGTCGAATCGATGGCAATAGCGGTACTTACGTTGAAGTCGATGGTTTCAGTGGTTTTGGCCTGCTGCACTTGAGCCTTGGGCCGGCTAGCGTGTTCGGCAAGGTTGGCGGTTTTATGTGGCAAAGTGAAGCCTCTATCGAGAACGTTAAGGGTGAAGACGACGGTTACGATTTAGCTTATGGTATTGGCGTTATGGTGGGTTTGCTTGATATAGATGCTCGCCTTGAGTACGAATATTTTAACGTCGGTGAGTTTGAAGATGTTTCTATGGTATCTGTTGGTGTGAGCTATACCTTTTAA